A single region of the Rhodococcus sp. W8901 genome encodes:
- a CDS encoding bifunctional nuclease family protein, protein MSEMRVIGIRVEQPQNQPVLLLRESNGDRYLPIWIGQTEATAIALEQQGVEPARPLTHDLIKDLLEAFGHTLREVRIVDLQAGTFYADLVFEGDVRVSARPSDSVAIALRIGVPIYVDEAVLAEAGLVMPDEREDEVEKFKEFLESVSPDDFKATDG, encoded by the coding sequence ATGAGTGAGATGCGTGTGATCGGAATCCGTGTCGAACAGCCGCAGAACCAGCCGGTGTTGCTTCTGCGTGAAAGCAACGGCGACAGGTACCTGCCGATCTGGATCGGGCAGACCGAGGCCACAGCGATTGCGTTGGAGCAGCAGGGGGTAGAACCCGCACGCCCGCTCACGCACGACCTCATCAAGGATCTTCTCGAGGCCTTCGGTCACACCCTGCGTGAAGTGCGGATCGTCGACCTGCAGGCCGGGACGTTCTACGCCGACCTCGTGTTCGAGGGCGACGTCCGGGTATCGGCCCGTCCGTCGGACTCGGTGGCGATCGCGCTGCGGATCGGTGTTCCGATCTATGTGGACGAGGCGGTTCTCGCGGAGGCGGGTCTGGTGATGCCCGACGAGCGCGAGGACGAGGTGGAGAAGTTCAAGGAATTCCTCGAGTCCGTGTCGCCGGACGATTTCAAGGCGACCGACGGCTGA
- the ftsR gene encoding transcriptional regulator FtsR: MTAVRQEAATGMSIGTVLDRLRPDFPDVTISKIRFLEAEGLISPERTPSGYRRFSIADCERLRFVLTAQRDQYLPLKVIKEQLEAIDSGVATVGAVDSLPRRPRTLAVAPGEVSPEEFRADREVRISRDDLIARSGIDERFLGDLLRSGLVVPGAAGFFDEDAVTLSRTAKAMSEFGLEVRHLRAFKLAADREAGLVAQIAGPVAKGRDAGARDRAEEMVRELAALSLTLHTCLVKAAVRGALDR; encoded by the coding sequence ATGACAGCCGTCCGGCAGGAGGCCGCCACTGGCATGTCGATCGGCACGGTGCTCGATCGACTGCGCCCGGATTTTCCGGACGTGACGATCTCCAAGATCCGATTCCTCGAGGCAGAGGGGCTGATCAGTCCGGAGCGGACGCCGTCCGGGTATCGGCGATTCTCGATCGCCGATTGTGAGCGACTGAGGTTCGTGCTCACCGCGCAGCGGGATCAGTACCTGCCGCTCAAGGTGATCAAGGAACAGCTGGAGGCGATCGACAGCGGTGTCGCGACCGTCGGCGCGGTGGATTCGCTGCCTCGGCGGCCGCGCACCCTCGCGGTGGCACCCGGTGAGGTGTCGCCCGAGGAGTTCCGTGCCGATCGTGAGGTGCGGATCAGCCGGGACGACCTGATCGCACGGTCGGGTATCGACGAACGATTCCTGGGTGACCTGCTTCGTAGCGGCCTCGTCGTGCCCGGCGCCGCCGGATTCTTCGACGAGGACGCCGTGACGCTGTCACGGACCGCGAAGGCGATGTCGGAGTTCGGTCTCGAGGTCCGGCACCTGCGGGCGTTCAAACTGGCCGCCGACCGCGAGGCAGGCCTGGTCGCGCAGATCGCCGGGCCGGTGGCGAAGGGTCGCGATGCGGGTGCGCGCGACCGAGCCGAGGAGATGGTGCGTGAACTCGCGGCGCTGTCCCTGACGCTGCACACCTGCCTGGTGAAGGCGGCGGTGCGCGGGGCTCTCGATCGCTGA
- the odhI gene encoding oxoglutarate dehydrogenase inhibitor Odhl has protein sequence MSENGNDAVYGETPAETTSVFRADFLNEMDSSSSQTAEAPVSGVEGLPAGSALLVVKRGPNAGSRFLLDQPTTSAGRHPDSDIFLDDVTVSRRHAEFRQDDDEFQVVDVGSLNGTYVNREPVDSAVLANGDEVQIGKFRLVFLTGPRGGNAGGPQIGESAAGAGNQ, from the coding sequence GTGAGCGAGAACGGCAACGATGCGGTTTACGGAGAGACGCCGGCCGAGACCACATCGGTTTTCCGTGCGGATTTTCTCAACGAGATGGACAGCTCGTCCTCGCAGACGGCTGAGGCTCCGGTCTCCGGAGTCGAGGGGCTGCCCGCCGGTTCCGCGCTGCTCGTCGTCAAGAGGGGCCCGAACGCGGGCTCGCGCTTCCTGCTCGACCAGCCGACGACGTCCGCGGGGCGCCACCCTGACAGTGACATCTTCCTCGACGATGTCACGGTGAGCCGCCGGCACGCGGAGTTCCGTCAGGACGACGACGAGTTCCAGGTGGTCGACGTGGGCAGCCTGAACGGTACGTACGTGAACCGTGAGCCGGTGGACTCCGCTGTCCTGGCGAACGGCGACGAGGTGCAGATCGGCAAGTTCCGCCTCGTGTTCCTGACCGGCCCGCGCGGCGGCAACGCCGGCGGCCCGCAGATCGGCGAATCCGCGGCTGGTGCGGGCAACCAATGA
- the gcvH gene encoding glycine cleavage system protein GcvH — MSELATPADLRYTAEHEWVRRTGPTTVRVGITDFAQSQLGDVVFVQLPAEGEDVTVGDSFGEVESTKSVSDIFAPLTAKVVAVNADLDGSPELVNSDPYGNGWLVDLEVQDEAGLDEVLAATLDAEAYLAVSGS, encoded by the coding sequence GTGAGTGAGCTCGCTACCCCCGCCGATCTGCGCTACACAGCAGAGCACGAATGGGTGCGGCGCACGGGTCCGACGACGGTGCGTGTGGGTATCACCGACTTCGCACAGTCGCAGCTCGGCGATGTCGTGTTCGTGCAGTTGCCGGCGGAGGGCGAGGACGTGACCGTGGGTGATTCCTTCGGCGAGGTCGAGTCGACGAAGAGCGTTTCGGACATCTTTGCGCCGTTGACGGCGAAAGTTGTTGCAGTCAATGCCGATCTGGACGGCAGCCCCGAGCTGGTCAACTCCGACCCGTACGGAAACGGCTGGCTGGTGGACCTCGAGGTCCAGGACGAGGCCGGATTGGACGAGGTACTCGCCGCGACGTTGGACGCCGAGGCGTACCTCGCGGTTTCCGGCAGCTGA
- a CDS encoding DUF881 domain-containing protein, with protein sequence MPSSTRTRTRSRFAFGLLAVLLMAALGVAIVTQVSSTGSGDNLDSARPADLLAVLGNLNQREAALRQEIAGLEQTLSKLEAGGGSSGAALEEAKARLFALSIQVGTVAATGPGVTLTVEDPGSSVGSEVLLDLIQELRAAGAEAIEISGSGSEPIRIGVDSWVSGGGGNVTVDGRRISAPFRIVAIGDPPTLAAALNIPGGVVDTVARSGGQLRIVQSPQVTVSALREIKPRQYAQPGN encoded by the coding sequence ATGCCCTCGTCGACGCGGACACGGACGCGATCCCGATTCGCGTTCGGGCTGCTCGCGGTGCTGCTGATGGCAGCGCTCGGCGTCGCGATCGTGACACAGGTCAGCAGCACCGGCTCGGGTGACAACCTGGATTCGGCCCGACCTGCCGACCTGCTCGCGGTCCTGGGCAATCTCAACCAGCGCGAGGCCGCGCTCCGGCAGGAGATTGCCGGGCTCGAGCAGACGCTGTCGAAGCTCGAGGCCGGCGGGGGTAGTTCAGGCGCGGCCCTGGAGGAGGCGAAAGCCCGGTTGTTCGCGCTGTCGATCCAGGTGGGCACCGTGGCCGCGACCGGTCCGGGCGTCACCCTCACGGTCGAGGACCCCGGCTCGTCGGTGGGCTCGGAGGTGCTACTCGATCTCATCCAGGAGTTGCGCGCCGCCGGCGCCGAGGCGATCGAGATTAGCGGCTCCGGTTCCGAACCGATCCGCATCGGCGTCGACTCGTGGGTCAGCGGCGGGGGCGGGAACGTCACCGTCGACGGTCGGCGGATCTCGGCCCCGTTCCGGATCGTCGCGATCGGTGATCCACCGACGCTCGCGGCGGCCCTGAACATCCCCGGCGGTGTGGTCGACACCGTCGCGCGCAGCGGCGGACAACTGCGGATCGTGCAATCGCCGCAGGTCACCGTCTCCGCCTTGCGGGAGATCAAACCGCGCCAATACGCTCAACCCGGAAACTGA
- a CDS encoding small basic family protein codes for MKGGYALYGVLALVAGIALGIVFSPQVPDAVQPYLPIAVVAALDAVFGGLRAYLDGIFDSKVFVVSFVFNVLVAALIVWLGDQLGVGTQLSTAIIVVLGIRIFGNAAALRRRLFGA; via the coding sequence GTGAAAGGTGGATACGCGCTCTACGGAGTGCTCGCGCTCGTCGCCGGCATCGCGCTCGGGATCGTGTTCAGCCCGCAGGTGCCCGACGCCGTCCAGCCCTATCTGCCGATCGCAGTGGTCGCCGCGCTCGACGCCGTCTTCGGCGGGCTGCGCGCCTACCTCGACGGGATCTTCGACTCCAAGGTCTTCGTCGTCTCCTTCGTGTTCAACGTCCTGGTCGCGGCGCTGATCGTGTGGCTCGGCGACCAGCTCGGGGTCGGGACACAGCTGTCGACGGCGATCATCGTCGTCCTCGGTATCCGGATCTTCGGCAACGCTGCGGCGCTGCGGCGTCGACTGTTCGGGGCGTGA
- a CDS encoding DUF881 domain-containing protein has protein sequence MNDHLDPGYAGAAEDREQGHSRPTQIAAGAWISLGAVLVGLVFGISYAQATSSASDVDQTRTEMLTKVRDAEDRGRGLATGRDELTVRVDDLRASVLAGDAEGAQVLDQLRTLESAAAAEPVHGPGLVVTLTDPAARPDLSDSSQRVPGSPQAGVLDRDLQAVVNALWASGAEAVAVGDVRVGPAVTIRQAGGAMLVDNQPVPSPYRVSAIGPPRKLQTGFVVSDAYLRMSTVQQLYGVGFSIAESDDLQLPAAAGREVRFAQETGAP, from the coding sequence ATGAACGACCACCTCGACCCCGGGTACGCCGGAGCAGCCGAGGACCGGGAACAGGGGCACTCCAGACCGACCCAGATCGCGGCGGGAGCATGGATCTCGCTCGGCGCAGTCCTGGTCGGACTCGTGTTCGGGATCTCGTACGCGCAGGCGACCTCGTCCGCCTCCGATGTGGACCAGACGCGTACCGAGATGCTGACCAAGGTGCGCGACGCCGAGGATCGGGGCCGCGGCCTGGCCACCGGTCGGGACGAGCTGACCGTCCGCGTCGACGACCTCCGGGCCTCCGTCCTCGCCGGCGACGCCGAGGGCGCGCAGGTCCTCGACCAGTTGCGCACGCTCGAGTCCGCCGCCGCAGCCGAACCGGTGCACGGACCCGGGCTGGTTGTCACCCTCACCGATCCGGCGGCGAGGCCCGACCTGTCCGACTCGTCGCAGCGCGTCCCCGGCTCCCCACAGGCCGGCGTGCTCGACCGGGACTTGCAGGCCGTCGTCAACGCGTTGTGGGCGAGCGGCGCCGAGGCCGTCGCCGTCGGCGACGTGCGGGTCGGTCCGGCCGTCACCATCCGGCAGGCGGGCGGGGCGATGCTCGTCGACAACCAGCCGGTGCCGTCGCCCTACCGGGTGTCGGCCATCGGTCCGCCGCGCAAGCTGCAGACCGGGTTCGTGGTGAGTGACGCCTATCTGCGGATGTCGACGGTTCAGCAGTTGTACGGCGTGGGATTCTCCATCGCCGAGTCCGACGACCTGCAGCTCCCGGCAGCGGCCGGTCGTGAAGTGAGATTCGCACAGGAAACGGGGGCACCGTGA
- a CDS encoding CDP-alcohol phosphatidyltransferase family protein — translation MDAVGQQNVGSEPDADRILTIPNLLSAIRLAGVPLFLYLMLGPQADGWALAVLMLSGFTDWADGKLARLLNQMSRLGALLDPLVDRLYVITTLIAFVARDIIPWWVAAILIGRDLILAFTLPVYRRRGLPPPEVIYLGKAATFALMFALPLLLAAQLDWGFATIADPWGYALLIWGTVLYVWTAGLYIAKAAEVARTVPRAVTRSGP, via the coding sequence GTGGACGCGGTAGGACAGCAGAACGTGGGCTCGGAGCCGGACGCCGATCGCATCCTCACCATCCCGAATCTTCTCAGCGCGATCAGGCTCGCCGGTGTGCCGCTGTTCCTGTACCTGATGCTCGGTCCCCAGGCCGACGGGTGGGCGTTGGCGGTCCTGATGCTCAGCGGCTTCACCGACTGGGCGGACGGCAAGCTCGCCCGCCTGCTGAACCAGATGTCGCGTCTGGGCGCCCTGCTCGATCCGCTGGTGGACCGGCTGTACGTGATCACGACGCTGATCGCGTTCGTCGCACGCGACATCATCCCGTGGTGGGTCGCGGCCATTCTCATCGGCCGGGACCTGATCCTGGCGTTCACTCTGCCGGTCTACCGTCGCCGCGGGCTTCCGCCGCCGGAGGTCATCTACCTCGGCAAGGCGGCGACGTTCGCATTGATGTTCGCGCTCCCGCTCCTGTTGGCGGCGCAACTCGACTGGGGCTTCGCCACGATCGCCGACCCGTGGGGATACGCGCTGCTGATCTGGGGCACCGTCCTCTACGTCTGGACGGCGGGCCTGTACATCGCGAAGGCGGCCGAGGTGGCTCGCACGGTGCCGCGCGCCGTCACCCGGAGCGGCCCGTGA